The Xylophilus rhododendri region CCGTCGCCGCATCGAACTTCCGGCATCACACGCACTCAAGCGCTCACATCCCCATCGGCATTGAAGTTTTCACCATGCACATCCGCGGACAAAGCAGCGGCCTCAATTTCTCCACCAGCCCGCTCCTGGCCAGCCGCACGCCGGTCTGGCGCAGCAAATTCCTGCTGGCCGTCATGGCCGCCGGCTTCGCGGTGCTGGCGGGCCGGGCCTTCTATGTGCAGGTGTTCAACAACCGCTTCTTCATCCACCAGGGGGAGATCCGCTTCTCCCGCACCCTGCTGCTGCCGGCCAGCCGCGGCCGCATCCTGGACCGCAACGGCCTGGTGCTGGCCTCCAGCGTGCCGGCGCCCGACATCTGGGCGATTCCGCAGGACGTGGAGACCGACGACCCGGCCGTGCTCGCCAAGCTGGAGCAGGTGGCCCGGCTGCTGTCCATGCCCAAGGCCGAGCTGGTGAAGAAGCTGGGCGACCCCGATCGCAGCTTCGTCTGGGTGCAGCGCCAGGTCGACAAGGACATCGCCGACCGCATCGCCGCCCTGCACGTACCCGGCCTCTACGAGCGCACCGACTACAAGCGCGAATACCCCTCCGGCGAGGGCGATGCCCATGTGGTGGGTTTCGCCAACGTGGAGAACATCGGCCAGGAGGGCATGGAGCTGAGCCTCAACCAGCGCCTGGCAGGCACCTCCGGATCGCGCCGAGTCATCAAGGACCGCATCGGCCGCATCGTGGACGACATCGGCGAGGAAGTTCCGCCGGTCGACGGCCAGGACGTGGCCCTGAGCATCGACGACCGCATCCAGTTCATCGCCTACCAGAAGCTGCGCGACGCGGTGGTCGCCAACAAGGCGCATGCCGGCAGCGTGGTGGTGGTCGATGCCCATACCGGCGAGCTGCTGGCCATGGCCAACTACCCCAGCTTCGATCCCAACGACCGCGGCCACCTCACCGGCGAGCAGCTGCGCAACCGGGCGATGACCGATGTGTTCGAGCCCGGCTCCACGATGAAGCCGTTGACCGTGGCCACGGCGCTGCAGCTCGGCCGGGTGCAGCCGAACACCATCATCGACACCAACCCGGGCTCGGTGGTGGTGACCGGCGCCACCATCCACGACGACGCCAACTTCGGCGTGCTGACGGTGCAGGGCGTGATCCAGAAATCGAGCAACGTGGGCGCCACCAAGATCTCGCAGCGCATGTCGGCGCACGAGATGTGGGACTCGTTCTCCGCCGTCGGCCTGGGCCGCAAGCCCGACACCGTCTTCCCCGGCGCCGTCAGCGGAAGGCTGCGGCCCTGGAAGACCTGGCGGCCGGTGGAGCAGGCCACCATGTCCTATGGCTACGGCCTCTCGGCTTCGCTGTTCCAGATCGCCCATGCCTACACGGCGTTTTCCAACGACGGCAGCGTGATACCGGTGAGTGTGCTGAAGCTCGATGCGCCGCCGCAGGGCGTGCAGGTGTTCTCGCCGCTGGTCGCCAGCGAGGTGCGCGAGATGATGCACCTGGCCGCCTCGCCCGAAGGCACGGCGCCGCTGGCGCGCACCGACGGCTATTCGGTCGGCGGCAAGACCGGCACCGCGCACAAGCAGGTCGGCAAGGGCTACGCCAGCAACAAATACCGCGCCTGGTACACCGGCATGTCGCCGATTGACAAGCCGCGCATCATCGTCTCGGTGATGGTGGACGAGCCCAGCGCCGGCAAGTACTTCGGCGGCCAGGTGGCCGCGCCGGTGTTCAGCCAGGTGGTGCAGCAGACGCTGCGCATCCTGGGCGTGAGGCCGGACCTGGCCGTCACCTCGGGCGTGGCGATGGCCAAGGACAAGGCCCCGGCGGTGGCCGCGGTATCGGCCTCCAGCGCCGGCCATCTCTGAGCCGGCTGCGCGGCGGCGCCGCGTTGACTGAGTTGTTATAACAAGGATAAGATCGCCTCCATTCCCCGCAGGCCGGGAGCCATGGAGACCCGATGGTTTTGAAGACGAAAGCGCCTCGTGTGCCCGAGCCCGCCGCGAAGGTGGCGCGGGTGCCCCTGTACGAGAAGGTGCTGACCACGCTGCGCGAGGAGATCACCGCGCGCCGCTACGACCAGGCCGGCATCCTGCCCAGCGAGAGCGCGCTCATCGAGCGCTTCGGCGTGTCGCGCATCACCGTGCGCCGCGCCCTCGACGAACTCGCCCGCGCCGGACTGGTCGAGCGCAACCGCGGCCGCATCACCCGCGTGGTCCCCAGCCTGCCGCCCACCGTCATCGACCTCAGCACCGAACTCGAGACCACCCTGGCCCGCTCGGCCGGCCTGGTCATCCGGGTGCTCGGTTTCAAATGGATCAAGCCTGCGGCAGAGATCGCTGAAACGCTGGGCGTGGGTCCGGCCGAGAAGGTGCTCTGGATCACCCGCCTGCGTTCGCGCGGCGACCAGCCCATCGTGCACACCTCGGTGCACCTGCCGCGCCCGCTCGGCCAGCTGGTCGATGCCGAGTCGCTGGGCCACCGGCAGCTGGTGGACCTGCTGCGCGCCCAGGGCAAGGTGGCGGCCAGCGCCGAGCAGGTGCTGAGCGCCGCGCCCTGTCCGCCCGAGCTGGCCGAATGCCTGGCGCTGGCGCCGGGCGAGCCGGTGTTCCGGCTGGAGCGCGTGCTCTTCGATGCACGCCGGAAGCCGATGCTGCGGCTGGTCTCCTCCTTCCGCTGGGACTGCATGGGCTACCGCATGTCGCTGCGCCAGGACTCGCTGCAGACGGCCACCCATGTCGATCCGCACGACGACACCATGCTCCAGGCCGAGCACGCCGACTGAAAACCCCATCACCTGAATCCAACATGACACAGGCTTCCAAGCTCCGGGCCCTGATGCAGGGCGATGCCATCGTGCCGCTCGCAGGCACCTACGACGCGCTTTCGGCCAGGCTCGCCCAGCGGGCCGGTCTGCCGGTGGCCTATGTCAGCGGCTATTGCGTCTCGGCGGCGCTGCTCGGCCAGCCGGACGTGGGTTATCTCACCCTGCCGGAGATCGTCGGCGTGGCGCGCTCCATCACCGCGCAGGTCGACATCCCCATCATCTGCGACGGCGACGATGGCTACGGCAACCACCTCAACACCGGCCGCCTGGTGCGTGAACTCGAACGCGTGGGCGTGGCCGGCGTGCAGATGGAAGACCAGGTCTCGCCCAAGCGCTGCGGCCACATGCGCGGCAAACGGGTGGTGCCGGCGCGCGACATGGTGGCCAAGATCCGCGCGGCGGTGGATACCCGGCGCGATGCGGACTTCGTGGTCATCGCCCGCACCGATGCGATCGCGGTGGAGGGCTTCGAGGCCGCCATGGAGCGCGCCCATGCCTACAGCGAGGCCGGCGCCGACGTGATCTTCCTGGAGGCGCCCGAGACCCTGGAGCAGGCCCGCGCCGTGCCGGCAGCCTTTGCCCAACCGACCGTCTTCAACTGGGCCTACGGCGGCCGCTCGCCACTGCCGACGACCGAGGAAGTCAAGGCCATGGGCTACAAGTTCCTGCTGTGCCCGGACACCATCTTCGCCGTCACCCGCACCCTGCTCGAGGTGTACGGCGAGGTGGCGCGCACCGGCACCTATGCCGCCGTCACCGACCGCATGAGCAGCTTCGACGAGTTCAACGACCTGATCGGCCTGGCCGGCGTGGCCGAGCTCGATCGCCGGTACGGCCCGCCGCAGCCATGACCCTCGCCCTGCAGCTCGCCGGCCGGGTGATGACGGTGGGCGACGACATCAGCACCGACCTGATCTATCCCGCCCGCTACATGCCGCTGCGAGCGCCGCAGGAGCAGGCCGCCCATGTGCTCGAAGGCCTGGGCGAGGCCGCCAACGCGCAGGCCCGCTCCAGCGCGGTGCTGGCCGCCGGCTGGAACTTCGGCTGCGGCAGCTCGCGCGAGCAGGCGGCCACGGCCCTGCGCCATGCAGGCGTGCGGCTGGTGGTGGCCCGTTCCTTCGCGCGGCTCTTCTTTCGCAACTGCATCAACACCGGCCTGCCGGTGATCGAGAGCGAGGCCCTGGCCGATCGCCTGCTGGCCGGCGAGGAGGTGGCCGTGGACCTCGAAGCGGGCATCGCCCGCATGGCTTCCGGCGAGCTGCGCTTCGCGCCCCTGCCCGAACCCCTGCTCGACATCCTGCGCCACGGCGGCCTGCTCGGCCACCTGCGGGGGCAGGCCGCATGAACCACGCGCCCATGACCCTGGCCGAGAAGGCCCTTTCGCGCGCCGCCGGCCAGCCGCTGAAGGCCGGCGACTTCGCGGTGGTGCAGCCCGACTGGTGCTTCACGCCCGACGACGCCATCGGCCCCATCATCGATTACCTCCAGGAGGCCGGCGTGCGGCGCCCGGCGCATCCGGCGCGGCTCGGCCTGGTATACGACCACTACGCCCCGGCCGGCGAGATCGGCATGGCGGGCGTGCATGCACGCGGCCGGCGTTTCGTGGCGGAGCACGGCATCGCCCACTTCTTCGACATCGGCAGCGGCATCTCGCACCAGCTGCTGATGGAGCGCGGCATCGTGCGGCCGGGCCAGCTGGTCTTCAATGCCGATTCGCACACCACCATGCTGGGCGCGGCGGCCGCCTTCGGCACCGGCATAGGCGCCAGCGAGACGGCCTATGTATGGGCCACCGGCCGCATCTGGCTGCGCGTGCCGGCCACGCTGCGGATCGTGCTGCACGGCCGGCTCGGCGCGGGCGCCACCGCCAAGGACGTCTGCCTGCAGCTGTTGCGCCGGCATGGCGCCCGCCTGGCCACCTACCGCGCCATCGAGTTCCACGGCGAAGGCGCCGCCGGGCTCGACATGCCGCAGCGCATGACGCTCTGCAACATGGGCGTGGAGCTGGGCGCCAAGGCAGCGATGTTCCCCTTCGACGCGGTCACGCAACGCTTCTTCGATGCCCTGGGCATCGCGGTGGACGCGCAGGCCGGCCGGCCCGACGAGGGCGCCGTCTACGAGAGCACCGTCGAACTCGACTTGGCCGCCGTCTCGCCCATGGTGGCCTGCCCGCCCACGGTGGACAACGTGCGTCCCCTGTCCGAACTCTCGGGCATCCGCATCGACCAGGCCTTCCTCGGCTCCTGCACCAACGGCCGCATTGACGACCTGCGCGCCGCCGCCGAGGTGCTGCGCGGCCGGCGGGTGGCGGCCGGCGTGCGCATGATCGTCACGCCGGCCTCGTCGGCCACCTACGGCGAGGCGCTGCGCGACGGCACCATCGAAGTGCTGCATGCCGCCGGCTGCGTGGTCACGCCGCCCGGCTGCGGTGCCTGCGCCGGCCTGCACCTGGGCGTGCTGGGGGCGGGGGAGACCTGCGTGTCCTCCTCCAACCGCAACTTCACCGGCCGCATGGGCGCGCAGGACTCCGAGATCTATCTCGCCAGCCCCGCCGTCGTGGCCGCCAGCGCGGTGGCCGGCCACCTGGCCGACCCGCGCTCGCTCGCTCCGCTCTGAACAGAACCACCCTCGCCAGAAAGTCCGCCATGCGCATGTTCACCGCCTCCCTGGGCACCGAGTCGAACACCTTCTCGCCGATGTTCACCAGCCTGGACGACTACCGCGAGGCGGTCTACGTGGCGCCCGGCGAGCATCCGGCCGACATCCCCATGCAGTGCACCGCCCAGCTGGTGGTGGCCCGCGAGTTCGCCGCGCGCGAGGGCTTCGAGCTGGTGGAGGGCAGCTGCTTCTTCGCCAGCCCGGGCGGCATCACCAACCGGCAGGACTACGAGTTCATGCGCGACACCATCCTGCGCGAGATCGCCGCCGCGATGCCGCTGGACACCCTGGTGCTCGGCCTGCACGGCGCCATGGTGGCCGACGGCTATGACGACACCGAGGGCGACCTGATCGATGCCGCCCGCGCCATCGTGGGCGATGGCTGCGTGCTCGGCGTGGAACTCGATCCCCACTGCCACCTCACCCTGCGCCGGGTGCGGCAGGCCGACGCCATCGTCATGTACAAGGAATATCCGCACACCGACACCATGGAGGCGGCGCGCGAGCTGATCGAGATCGTGCTGAAGATCGTGCGCGGCGCCGCGCGGCCGGTGATGTCGGTGTACGACTGCAAGCAGCTCGGCAGCTTCCCCACCACCCACCCGGAGATGCGCGCCTTCGTCGACTACGTGAAGACGCTGGAGAACCAGGGCCCCATCCTGTCGATCTCCATCGGCCACAGCTATCCCTACGGCGACGTGCCCGAGCTGGGTGCCCGCATCCTGGTGATCGCCGATGACGACAAGGCAGCGGGCGATGCCATGGCCGAACGCGTAGGACGGCAGTTCATGCAGCTGCGCGGCCGCACCACGCCGGCCTTCCTCGGCATCGACGCCGGCCTCGACGCCGCCCTGGCCCGCGCCGCCACCGCCAGCGCGCCCATCGTGGTGACCGATGCGGCCGACAACGCCGGCGGCGGCGCACCGGCGGACAACACCAGCATCCTGCACCGGCTGATCGAGCGCGGCATCACCGACGCCGCCCTGGCCCCGCTGTGGGATCCGATGGCCGTGCGCCACTGCTTCTCGGCCGGCGTCGGCGCCCGCTTCAGGCTGCGTTTCGGCGGCAAGACCGGCACCATCTCCGGCGCGCCGGTCGATGCCGATGTGGAAGTGCTGGCCCTGGTGCGCGACGCCTGGCAGACCTACGGCCCGGCCCGCACCACGCTGGGCGACGCGGCGGCGGTGCGCATCGGCGGCGTGGAGGTGGTGATCAACAGCAGCCGCACCCAGGCGCTGGGGCCGGAGCTGTTCAGCCAGTTCGGCATCGACATCGCTGGCAAGCGCCTGCTGGTGCTGAAGTCGAGCAACCATTTCATGGCCGGTTTCGGCCAGCTGATCGGCGGCGTGGTGCATGTGCACACCGACGGCCTGCTGGTGCGCGACGACTACCGCCGCATCGCGTACAGCCGGGTGCAGCGGCCGATCTGGCCGCTGGACGAGGCCTTGCAGGGGGAGCTGCTGTACTGAGATCGCGCCGTGCGCAATCAAGGGTGGGCGGTCGCCATGCCCTTGAACGCCGGCTCCCTGATCAGCCTGCCGTAATCGATCAGGGCCACGGATTTCACATCCGCCAACGCAACCCGTCCCTTGAGGCGCGCATTCAAGGCGTCGCGCAGGCCTTGAAGATGCACGGTCAACGTGGCCGGAAGTTCAATCGCGACCACCAGCTTCAGCGGCATCGTGGCCTGTGCCGCGGCGGGCAGTTCGGCCTTCAACTGCCGGCCCCAGGTGGTATCGGCCCACGCGGCCAGCAACATCAGGACCGAATCTGTGATCTTGTCGATCAAAGCGTCGAAGCGAAAGGGCGCGGGCCGTCCTTTGGCCGGTACCAGATCGGCATCCGTCAGAGTGCCAGCGATCTGCACAAAGCTGCGCACTTCCAGCAGGAACAACTTGCCGGTGTCGATCCAGGCAAAGTCCATCTCCTTGAGCTTGCGGCCGCTCAGCAAGCGGTAAGCCGGTAGATCCGAAAACCGGAAATGCCGGCCTGCCGGCAAATCCAAGCGCAGGCCGGATTCGAAGTACTCCGCCACGTCTTCAGCCCGCCAGGTCCAGTTGCACGTCGAGATCGAACAGGCGCAGCGACTCCGCAACAATGGGGTTGTCCGGCAAGCCTTCGGCCAGCATGGTCACCATGCCGACAACGCCTGCCCCCTCCTGCTTTCGCAAGTCCAGCAGGGAGTAGTCCGCCTGGTTTTCGCGCGCCAACTGCTCCAGGCGCTTGAGCAGGAAGTAGCTGTGCGTCGTCAGGTACACCTGGATCCCGGACTGTGCGAATTCGTGCAGCATCTCCGCGAACAGCACGATGGCCTTGGGATGCAGGTTGACCTCGGGCTCATCCACGAACAGCATGCAGCCGCCCGCCGGTGTCAGGCGGCGGTTGCGCATCAGCCGCGACAGGATGCCGATCTTCTTGATGCCCTCGGCCGTCTGGTGCATGTTGAACGTCTCCTTGCCGCGGCGAAAGACGATGTTGCCGTCCTTTTCCATCTCGACCTCGCCGCCGCCGGTCACGTCCTCCAGGTGGGCCAGGGCCCTCTTGATGTTGGCCTGCAGCGAGCCCGAGGTCGTAGGCTGCCGGAAATCCTGCACCAGGTCGTAATAGGTGTCGTCGAAAGCGGCGATCTCGACCGTCTCGCGTGTCGCCACGATCGCATCGAAGATCGACAGGATTTCCTTGGGTGGCAGGAAGGTCGCCTTGCTGCCATGGAGTGCAGGCAAGCCATGGGTCTGCAGTTCGACGATCCTGCTCACCGTGTCCTTACCGAAGGCGAATTTCAAGCGTCCAGCGGCGTTCCAGCTCAAGTCCACGCTCAGGCGATTGCCCGAACCACGCGTCACCAGTCGTCCCAGTTCCATTTTCTGTGGCAGGAAAGTCCAGCGCAGTTTCTGTGCGAGCAATTCGGGCAGGTCTTTGGGCTCGGGACCAGCCTGTTTCCTGGAGTAGTCCTCGATGGCCCGGCTCATCGAGTACAGCAGCTTCAGCAGATGCGTCTTGCCCGTATCGTTTTCGCCAATGATCACATTGAGCGAAGCGTGTTGCCGCCACTCCAGCGGCTGCTGGAATGCGACGAAGTTTTCGATGACGAGTGATTTCAATGCGGGCATGACGCGTAGGGCCGGTCGGCACGAAACTTTGCGGATGTGCAGGATAGCAAAGGCGTGCAGGAGGCGGTCTCAGGCCGCAAAGCCCGAAAGGGTCAGCTCGCCAGGTGGCAGGCCACCCGATGCCCCGCCCGCGGCTCGCGCAGCAGCGGCTCCTCCACCCGGCAGCGGTCCATCGCATAGGGGCAGCGGGTGTGGAAGTGGCAACCGCTCGGCCGGTGGATGGGGCTGGGCACGTCGCCGTCGAGGATGATGCGTTCGACCTTGCGGGTCGGGTCCGGCACCGGCGCGGCCGACAGCAGCGCCTGGGTGTAGGGATGCAGGGGGCGGGCGAAGAGCGAGCGCTTGTCGGTGATCTCGACGATGCGGCCGAGGTACATCACCGCCACCCGGTGGCACAGGTGCTCGATCACCGCCAGGTCGTGCGAAATGAAGAGATAGGACACACCCATCTGCTTCTGCACGTCGCCCAGCAGGTTGATGACCTGGGCCTGCACCGAGACGTCCAGCGCGGAGACCGCCTCGTCGCAGATGATCAGTCCCGGCTCCAGCGCCATCGCGCGGGCGATCACCAGGCGCTGGCGCTGGCCGCCGGAGAACTCGTGGGCGAAGCGCTCCATCTGGTCCGGCCGCAGGCCGACCTGCTCGAACAGGGTGGCCACGCGCTGGCGGATTGCGGCCTCGTCGCCGCCGCCGAAATTGCGCAGCGGCTCGGCCACCAGCTCGCGTGCCCGCATGCGCGGGTTGAGCGAGGAATACGGGTCCTGGAAGATCGCCTGCATGTTGCGCCGGTAGGGCCGCATGGCCGAGGCCCGCATGCCGTCGATGCGCACGCCGGCCACATGCAGCTTGCCGGCCGTGGGGTCGACCAGGCGCAGGATCAGCTTGCCCACGGTGGACTTGCCGCAGCCCGATTCGCCGACCAGGCCCAGCGTCTCGCCGCGGGCGATGTCGAAGCTGATGCCGTCCACCGCATGCACCGGCGGCGAGCGGCGCGACCACAGGCCGGTATCGACGCGGTAATGCTTCTTCAGGTCGCGCACCTGGAGCACGGGAGCGATGGTGGTGTTCATGCGATGGCCTCGGCGGTGCGGCGGATTTCCCAGCAGGCCACGGCATGGCCGTCCTCGGCCAGCAGGGGCGGGCATTCGCGGCTGCAGCGTTCCACGGCGAAGGCGCAGCGCGGGGCGAAGACGCAGCCGGGGATCTCGTCGACCAGCGCCGGCACCACGCCCGGGATCTCGGTCAGCCGGGCCTGTTCGCTTTCGGCGCCGCCCTCGCTGGACAGGCGCGGCATCGACTTGAGCAGCGCCTGGGTATAGGGATGCAGCGGCCGGGCGAACAGCTCTGCCACGCTGGCCTCCTCGACCTTGCGGCCGGCATACATCACCACCACCCGCTGGGCCATCTCGGCCACCACGCCCAGGTCGTGGGTGATCAGGATGATGGCCGAGCCCATGGTGCTGCGCAGCTGGCGCAGCAGGTCGAGGATCTGCGCCTGCACCGTCACGTCGAGCGCGGTGGTGGGTTCGTCGGCGATCAACAGCTGGGGTTCGCAGGCCAGCGCCATGGCGATCATCACCCGCTGGCGCATGCCGCCCGAGAGTTCGTGCGGATACTGGCCGATGCGCCGCTCCGGCTCGGCGATGCGCACCAGCTTCAGCATGGCCAGCGCCCGTTCGCGCGCGGCGGGCTTCGAAAGCTTCTGGTGCAGCCGCAGCGTCTCGGTGAGCTGCCAGCCGATGGTCAGCACCGGGTTCAGGCTGGTCATCGGCTCCTGGAAGATCATCGAGATCTCGTTGCCGCGGATGGCGCGCATCTCGCGCTCGGACAGGCTCAACAGGTCGCGGCCGCGGAAGCGGATCGCGCCGTCGCTGGCGCTCTGGCCCTTGTCGAACAGCCGCATGATGGACATCGCGGTGACCGACTTGCCGCAGCCGCTCTCGCCGACGATGGCGAGCGTCTCGCCTTCGTCGACCTCGAAGGACAGTCCGTCCACCGAGCGGTTGACCTTGCCGCGGCTGCGGAAGTGGGTGCGCAGGTTCTCGACTTCGAGCAGTGCCATGGTCTTCTCAGCGCCGGTTGTTCATGCGGGGGTCGAAGGCGTCGCGCAGGCCGTCGCCCAGCATGTTCACCGCCAGCACCGTGGCCGACAGGAACACGGCGGGGATGAACACCACGAAGGGCTTGACCTGCCAGAGCGAGCGCCCGTCGGACATGATGTTGCCCCACGAGGGCGTGATCGGCGGCGTGCCCACGCCGATGAAGGACAGCGAGGCCTCGATCAGCATCGCGCTGGCGCAGACATAACTCGCCTGCACCGCCAGCGGCGCCAGGGTGTTGGGCAGGATGTGTTTCCAGATCAGCCGCGGCAGGGGCGTGCCGGCGGTGATGGCGGCGTCCACATAGGGCTGCTCGCGGGCGCCCAGCACCACGCCGCGCACCAGGCGGGCGGCACGCGGCAGCTCGGCCACGGTGACGGCAATCACCACGTTGGACATGCTGGCGCGGGTCAGCGCCATCAGCGAGATCGCCAGCAGGATGGAGGGGATGGCCATCAGCCCGTCGTTGATGCGCATGATCAGGTTGTCGGCCCAGCGCGAATAGCCCGAGAGCACGCCGATGAAGAGCCCCAGCACGGTGGACAGCGCCGCCACCGAGAAACCCACGGTGAGCGACACCCGCGCCCCGTAGAGCACCCGCGAGTAGATGTCGCGGCCCAGCATGTCGGTGCCGAACCAGTGTGCGGCCGAGGGCGCGCGTATGCGCTGGCTGGGCGCGATGGCGGTGGGATCGACCGTGCCCAGCCAGGGCGCGAACACCGCCAGCAGCACGATCAGCAGCAGCAGCGTGGCGCCCAGCAGCAGGCTGGGATGGCGCTGGGCGATGCCCGCCAGGCCGCGCCGCTGGCGCACCGGCAGCAGCAGGGGAGGTCGCGCCGGCTGCGGGGTGAGGGAGATGGGCAGGGCGGACATGTCAGAGCCGGATGCGCGGATCGAAGACCACGTAGGTGAGGTCGACCAGCAGATTGACGATCACGTAGGAGAAGCTGAACACCAGCACCAGGCCCTGGATGATGGGATAGTCGCGCCGCATGATGGCGTCGATGGTGAGCCGGCCCAGGCCGGGGATGGCGAACACGCTCTCGGCGATCACCGTGCCGCTGATGAGCGCGCCCACGCCGATGCCGATGATGGTGACGATGGGAATGCCGGCGTTCTTCAGCGCATGCAAAAACAGGATGGCGCGGTGGTCCAGGCCCTTGGCTCGGGCGGTGCGGATGTAGTCCTGCTGCTGCACTTCCACCACCGCCGAGCGGGTGATGCGGGCGATCAGCGCCACGTACACGCTGCCCAGCGTGGCGGCCGGCAGCAGCAGGCGCGACAGCCAGGGCCACAGCCCCTGGTCCAGCGAGACATAACCCTGCACCGGCAGCCAGTGCAGCTGCAGCGAGAACACATAGGCCAGCACATAACCCACCACGAAGAGCGGCACCGAGAAGCCCAGCACCGCCAGGCCCATCACCGTGCGGTCCACCCAGGTCGAGACCTTGGCCGCCGCCAGCACGCCCAGCGGCACGGCGACCAGGATGGCCATCACCAGCGTGACCAGGGCCAGCGAGAGCGTGGGCCCGATGCGCTGGGCGATCAGCTCGGTGACCGGCTTGCCGGTGAAGATGGAGGTGCCCAGGTCGCCGCGCAGGATGTGGCCGGACCAGTCGGCGAACTGCACCAGGAAGGGCCGGTCCAGGCCCAGGTTCTCGCGGATGCGGGCGATGTCCTCGGGCAGGGCCTGGTCGCCCGCGATCACCGCCGCCGGATCGCCCGGCGCCAGGTAGAGCAGGCTGAAGACGAAGATGCCCACGATGGCCATCACCGGCAGGGTGGCGAGGACGCGCTTGACGATGTAGGTCCACATGGCCGTGCGCTCCTCAGCCCGCCATCTTCACGTTGTAGAACTGCGGGAAGCCCTGCGGCACGCTGGCGATGCGCGGGCCGTAGGCCACCGGCTGGAAGAACTGGCCGAGCGGTATGTAGGGCACGTCCTCGAAGACCTGCTTCTGGATGTTGTCGCAGGCGGCCTTCTGCGCGGCCAGCGTGGGCGCGGCCAGCCAGTCGGCGCGGTACTGCTCCAGCTTGGGGCTGTCGGGCCAGCCGTACTGGCCGTTGAGGCCCTGGCCGCGGCTGTTCTGGTGGCTGGAAGGATCGAGCGCCTCGATGCCGGCGATGCTGGTGCACAGGCAGCTCCAGCCGCCTTCCTTGATGGAGGCACGGCTGGTGCGGCGCTTCTGCACCATGCCCCAGTCGAGCGACTGGTAGTCCACGTTCATGCCCAGGCGCTTCATGGTGTCGGCCGCCACGT contains the following coding sequences:
- a CDS encoding aconitase/3-isopropylmalate dehydratase large subunit family protein encodes the protein MNHAPMTLAEKALSRAAGQPLKAGDFAVVQPDWCFTPDDAIGPIIDYLQEAGVRRPAHPARLGLVYDHYAPAGEIGMAGVHARGRRFVAEHGIAHFFDIGSGISHQLLMERGIVRPGQLVFNADSHTTMLGAAAAFGTGIGASETAYVWATGRIWLRVPATLRIVLHGRLGAGATAKDVCLQLLRRHGARLATYRAIEFHGEGAAGLDMPQRMTLCNMGVELGAKAAMFPFDAVTQRFFDALGIAVDAQAGRPDEGAVYESTVELDLAAVSPMVACPPTVDNVRPLSELSGIRIDQAFLGSCTNGRIDDLRAAAEVLRGRRVAAGVRMIVTPASSATYGEALRDGTIEVLHAAGCVVTPPGCGACAGLHLGVLGAGETCVSSSNRNFTGRMGAQDSEIYLASPAVVAASAVAGHLADPRSLAPL
- a CDS encoding AAA family ATPase codes for the protein MPALKSLVIENFVAFQQPLEWRQHASLNVIIGENDTGKTHLLKLLYSMSRAIEDYSRKQAGPEPKDLPELLAQKLRWTFLPQKMELGRLVTRGSGNRLSVDLSWNAAGRLKFAFGKDTVSRIVELQTHGLPALHGSKATFLPPKEILSIFDAIVATRETVEIAAFDDTYYDLVQDFRQPTTSGSLQANIKRALAHLEDVTGGGEVEMEKDGNIVFRRGKETFNMHQTAEGIKKIGILSRLMRNRRLTPAGGCMLFVDEPEVNLHPKAIVLFAEMLHEFAQSGIQVYLTTHSYFLLKRLEQLARENQADYSLLDLRKQEGAGVVGMVTMLAEGLPDNPIVAESLRLFDLDVQLDLAG
- a CDS encoding GntR family transcriptional regulator, which codes for MVLKTKAPRVPEPAAKVARVPLYEKVLTTLREEITARRYDQAGILPSESALIERFGVSRITVRRALDELARAGLVERNRGRITRVVPSLPPTVIDLSTELETTLARSAGLVIRVLGFKWIKPAAEIAETLGVGPAEKVLWITRLRSRGDQPIVHTSVHLPRPLGQLVDAESLGHRQLVDLLRAQGKVAASAEQVLSAAPCPPELAECLALAPGEPVFRLERVLFDARRKPMLRLVSSFRWDCMGYRMSLRQDSLQTATHVDPHDDTMLQAEHAD
- a CDS encoding isocitrate lyase/PEP mutase family protein; this translates as MTQASKLRALMQGDAIVPLAGTYDALSARLAQRAGLPVAYVSGYCVSAALLGQPDVGYLTLPEIVGVARSITAQVDIPIICDGDDGYGNHLNTGRLVRELERVGVAGVQMEDQVSPKRCGHMRGKRVVPARDMVAKIRAAVDTRRDADFVVIARTDAIAVEGFEAAMERAHAYSEAGADVIFLEAPETLEQARAVPAAFAQPTVFNWAYGGRSPLPTTEEVKAMGYKFLLCPDTIFAVTRTLLEVYGEVARTGTYAAVTDRMSSFDEFNDLIGLAGVAELDRRYGPPQP
- a CDS encoding LeuD/DmdB family oxidoreductase small subunit translates to MTLALQLAGRVMTVGDDISTDLIYPARYMPLRAPQEQAAHVLEGLGEAANAQARSSAVLAAGWNFGCGSSREQAATALRHAGVRLVVARSFARLFFRNCINTGLPVIESEALADRLLAGEEVAVDLEAGIARMASGELRFAPLPEPLLDILRHGGLLGHLRGQAA
- a CDS encoding peptidoglycan D,D-transpeptidase FtsI family protein → MHIRGQSSGLNFSTSPLLASRTPVWRSKFLLAVMAAGFAVLAGRAFYVQVFNNRFFIHQGEIRFSRTLLLPASRGRILDRNGLVLASSVPAPDIWAIPQDVETDDPAVLAKLEQVARLLSMPKAELVKKLGDPDRSFVWVQRQVDKDIADRIAALHVPGLYERTDYKREYPSGEGDAHVVGFANVENIGQEGMELSLNQRLAGTSGSRRVIKDRIGRIVDDIGEEVPPVDGQDVALSIDDRIQFIAYQKLRDAVVANKAHAGSVVVVDAHTGELLAMANYPSFDPNDRGHLTGEQLRNRAMTDVFEPGSTMKPLTVATALQLGRVQPNTIIDTNPGSVVVTGATIHDDANFGVLTVQGVIQKSSNVGATKISQRMSAHEMWDSFSAVGLGRKPDTVFPGAVSGRLRPWKTWRPVEQATMSYGYGLSASLFQIAHAYTAFSNDGSVIPVSVLKLDAPPQGVQVFSPLVASEVREMMHLAASPEGTAPLARTDGYSVGGKTGTAHKQVGKGYASNKYRAWYTGMSPIDKPRIIVSVMVDEPSAGKYFGGQVAAPVFSQVVQQTLRILGVRPDLAVTSGVAMAKDKAPAVAAVSASSAGHL
- a CDS encoding M81 family metallopeptidase, yielding MRMFTASLGTESNTFSPMFTSLDDYREAVYVAPGEHPADIPMQCTAQLVVAREFAAREGFELVEGSCFFASPGGITNRQDYEFMRDTILREIAAAMPLDTLVLGLHGAMVADGYDDTEGDLIDAARAIVGDGCVLGVELDPHCHLTLRRVRQADAIVMYKEYPHTDTMEAARELIEIVLKIVRGAARPVMSVYDCKQLGSFPTTHPEMRAFVDYVKTLENQGPILSISIGHSYPYGDVPELGARILVIADDDKAAGDAMAERVGRQFMQLRGRTTPAFLGIDAGLDAALARAATASAPIVVTDAADNAGGGAPADNTSILHRLIERGITDAALAPLWDPMAVRHCFSAGVGARFRLRFGGKTGTISGAPVDADVEVLALVRDAWQTYGPARTTLGDAAAVRIGGVEVVINSSRTQALGPELFSQFGIDIAGKRLLVLKSSNHFMAGFGQLIGGVVHVHTDGLLVRDDYRRIAYSRVQRPIWPLDEALQGELLY